The Bacillota bacterium genome includes the window TCCCCGTAACGGTTCAAGAACAGCCACTCCCCACCCGGATGCGCCGACTCCAGGTACTCCTTGAGCGCCTTGCGGATTGTCACGTTCAGCGGCACCTCGCGGTACTTGCCGCCCTTGCCGTGCCTCACCCGCACCCGGCCCGACCGCTCCCTGATCTCCACGTCGTCCACCCGCAGACCGCACGCCTCGCTCACCCGCAGGCCGGTGTGCAGCAACAGCATGATCAGCACCCGGTCGCGCACGGTGCCGTACCTCATGACCGCCCTCATCAGCGCGCCCAGCGCCCTGCGGTCAAGCCACCTGGGGCCCGGGACCTGCTCGGGGACCCGCTTCACCCCGGCTGCCGGGTTTGCCGGACAGAGTCCCTCTTCAACCGCCCACGAGAAGAACCGCCCCAGGGCAACTAGCGCCAGGTTGACCGTTCCGGGCTTGCGGCCTCTTTCCTGCATCCACCGGCGGTAGTCAGCCACATCGAGGGGCGTCACCGCCGCGAGGTCGAAGGCGCCCAGGCTACGC containing:
- a CDS encoding tyrosine-type recombinase/integrase, with protein sequence MAAPENEQRSAVERFLSALRARGIAERSISTYLGQVRRFIAWYERSLGAFDLAAVTPLDVADYRRWMQERGRKPGTVNLALVALGRFFSWAVEEGLCPANPAAGVKRVPEQVPGPRWLDRRALGALMRAVMRYGTVRDRVLIMLLLHTGLRVSEACGLRVDDVEIRERSGRVRVRHGKGGKYREVPLNVTIRKALKEYLESAHPGGEWLFLNRYGERLNERSAERMVRKYARLAGLDRVTVHTLRHTFCKMLVDAGESLDRVAALAGHASLNTTARYTKPSFTDLEKAVARLAWE